TATTCTTCTTAAGCGGAATAGACCAATTCATAAGACCATTTACCCAACCGCTTCTAATGGGATCATCAAAAGGAAAAGACATTCTCTTTTTTGTCCTTTTAGGTATTACCATGATATTATCCACACTTGGAGACAATGAAAGGATACACAGCTATTTTAAGAATCTCCATATTCCAGAAATGCTAAAAGATAAGGATTTTTACTTAAAGTTATCCTTAATCCTATTGCTTTTTACTGCAATAGATGGAATAGTTATGGAATTCTACTTAAGGAATTCACTAGGAATAGACTGGAACACAATCCTTGTAATCATGAATCCAAGTGAAACAAGCACAAGCATTCTCCATTCCCATTTATACAAAGGAATCTTTGGAATGGTTCTTGGAATGCTTTTAACTTACATTCCAGCGGGAATTCACACTGGAAGCTCCTTAAGTGCTTACACTCCAGATTTAATTGGTCTTCTATTCATATTAATTCCAATCAATTATATTGTCATGGTCATTTCATTGCAAAGGCGAAAGGCAGCCCCAAGAATCTTCTTGGCAGTTGCAATCACAATCAGCATAATTGGACTCATAGATGGAGGATTATTTGCAACTCCAACAATTGGAGGAATCTACGGAATACTCATATTGATGTACAATAATGAAATACTTGAAGGATTTTCAGATTATATAACTGAAAAAGATAAAAGAGATGCAATCAAAAGCCAATTAAACGAAGAATTGGTCACAATTAAATCTGTTTTATCAGGCAAAATAAGAGATAATGGAAAGTCACTTAAAAAGTATTTGAAGATTTTGATTCCGCATATCGCTTTGATTCTAATCATTGTCTTAAGGTTTTCAATTGCATTTTATGGCGCTTGTCCAGATTCTTATGAATTAGATGTAGCTAACCCTCATGATCTCGATGGATTAGATCAATACGATGTATTAAATTTAACAGAGCATGAAAATAAAACAACATTTTATCTTTCAAATCAATATAATGAGATGGAATTGTTAAATAAATTAGCCATTGATTTGGAGGGAAAATGTGATTGGTATTCACTTAGCTGGAACATATATTCATACTTATAAAAACTTATAATCATAGTTATAGAAACTAATCTATAGAAACTAATCTATAGAAACTAATCTATAGAAACTAATCTATAGAAACTAATCTATAGAAACTAATTCATAAAAAAATAAAAATTTAAATAAATTAAATAAAAAAATAATATTTAATTCTCAAACAATACAGCAAAAAACCATATGGCGAGATGAAAAAGATGAAAATTAGTATTATCATACCTACATACAACGAAGAGGAATATCTTCCTAAATTGCTTGAAAGCATAAAATCCCAAGATTTTACTGATTATGAAATCATTGTTGCAGATGCACAATCAGATGATAATACTAGAGAGATTGCTAAGGAAAATGGTTGTGTTGTTGTAGAAGGTGGGCTTCCTGGACCTGGAAGAAATAGAGGTGCAGAAGTGGCTCAAGGAGAAATACTACTGTTTTTAGACTCTGACTTGGAATTGACTGAAAATTACCTAAGCAATGTGATTGAAGAGTTTGAGTCAGATGATTTGGGAGTAGCAATTACCCAAATGACACCACTATCTGAGAAAAAAAGAGACAAATATCTCCACGACCTTGCAAACTGGTTTATGATAGCTGTTGAAAACATAAAGCCTCATGGAGCAGGATGCTATGGGATCATCTCTAAAAAGGAATTGCATGATGAAGTTGGAGGATTTGACGAAAATCTAAGTTTTGGTGAAGATACTGACTATATCGAACGTGTTGCTGAAATCAGCGAATTTAAAGTGCTAAGAAATGCAAGAATCGGCGTTTCCACCAGAAGACTTGAAGAGGAAGGTCTTTACACATTACTTAAGCAATATGGAAAAAGTACTGTAAATGACTTCAGAGGAAAAAGAACTTCAGCAGAGGACTTAGGTTATGAGTTCGGTCACGACCCAATATCTGCACTTGATAGTGTGGACATGGAAAAGATTGCTGAAAAATCCAGAAACAGAAAAATCAAAGACAGAATCAATAAACTCAAGGACAGGGATATTGAAGAAAACGAATTAGTTGAAGTTACTGAAGATGAAACTGGCCTTGTTGTTAAAGAGGCAGCAGGATCACAAGGCAAGAAAAGAATATTCTATTCCGTCTGTGGAGAGGGAATGGGACATGCAATCAGAAGCAGCGTTATTCTTGAGCATTTAACCAAAAAATATGATGTTTACATTTTCTCAAGCGAAAGGGCATATGAATTCCTCGCAAGCAAATTCGATAATGTATTTGAAATTGGAGGATTCAACACTGTCTATGAAAACAATGTGGTTAGAACCAAGAAAACATTCTTTAAGGCATTGAAGGCAAATCCTACAAACTTGAAGGACGGATACAATGTATTATATAAGGAATGCAAAAGAATCAAGCCTAACATTATCATATCAGATTTTGAAAACTATTCCAGTATGCTCAGTAAGATCATGAACATTCCACTCATTAGCCTTGACAATATCCATATGTTGACCCAATGCGAATATGATTATCCTCCAAACCACAAAGCGGATATGCTAACTGCAAAGGCAGTTACCAAATCATATATCCTAAGGCCAAAAAGGCATATAATCACAGCATTCTTCTATCCTCCATTAAAGCATCCCAAGATGACTGCTCTTTACCCTCCAGTATTAAGGGAAGAGATAATGAAATTGGAGCCTGTTGAAGGGGAGCATGTTTTGGTTTATCAGACAGCAGAATCAAGCATAAACCTTATGGAAGAGCTTAAGAAACTTGATTACAAATTCATTGTTTATGGATTCAACAAGGATGAGGTTGATGAGAACTTGACATATAGGTCATTTAATGAAGAGCAAATCTTTGAGGATATGAGAACAGCTAAGGCAATTATAGTGAATGGTGGATTCACTATGATTTCAGAGGCGATATATCTTAAGAAACCTATCTACAGCACTCCTGCACATAAGAACTTCGAGCAGATATTGAATGGATTCTATGTTGAGAAGTTAGGATTTGGAGAATCTCATGAGAACCTGGATGTCAAAAAGATTGAAAGCTTTTTACATAATCTTGACAAGTATCAGGAAAACTTGAATAAGGTAGAGCCATGGGACAATACTGAAATCCTAAATGATCTTGACTTAAGCATTGAAAAATATTCAAAGCTTTATTAGCTCTTGAATTGAAAAATAAGTCTTTTTAATTTATTTTTTTAATAACTATTTTTTACTTCATGTAATTACATGACTTTACATGAAAGTATTTTTTTTAATTATTTTCTTTAAAATATTTTCTAACTATTTTCTAACTTTTTTAATTATTTTTTAAATATTTTTAAGAAAAGATTTTTTTAATTCTTGTAAATAGTCCTATAAATTCTTGTAAATAGTCCTATATAATACGAATTAAAATAATTGAAATGAAAAGGTTTTGAAAATAAAATGAATTAATAAAAAAAGAAAAAAAGAAAAGAATTGAGTGTTATAAAGTTACACCCATTTCTAATTGTTCAGTAAGTTCTTTGTATCTGTTACGGATAGTTACTTCAGTTACGCCTGCAACTTCTGCAACATCTCTTTGGGTTTTTCTTTCACCTAATAAAACAGATGCAATGTATAATGCAGCAGCAGCTACACCAGTTGGACCTCTACCGGAAGTTAATCCTTTTTCCATTGCCTTTTCAATGATTTCAATGGATCTAGATTGCACTTCACCAGATAATCCAAGTTCACTTGCGAATCTTGGAACATAGTCTACTGGAGATGTAGGAGGTAACTTAATGTTCAATTCTCTTGTCAAGAATCTGTAAGTTCTTCCAACTTCTTTTTTACTTACTCTAGAAACTTCAGCAATTTCATCTAAAGTACGAGGTACTTTACATCTTCTACAAGCTGCATATAAAGAAGCAGCTACAACTCCTTCAATACTTCTTCCACGGATAAGCTTGTTTTCCACTGCACTTCTGTAAACAACTGAAGCAGCTTCCCTTACACTTCTTGGAAGACCTAATCTTGAAGAGTCTCTGTCTAATTCACTTAATGCAAAAGCCAAGTTACGTTCAGTAGCACCGGAAATTCTGATTTTTCTTTGCCATTTTCTTAAACGGTACCATTGAGCTCTATTTCTTGCAGGAATATCTCTACCATAGATGTCCTTATTCCTCCAATCAATCATTGTACTTAAACCTTTATCGTGAATAGTGTAAGTAATAGGAGCACCTACTCTTGTACGTTTGTCTCTTTGTTCATGGTCGAATGCTCTCCATTCTGGACCCATATCTACAAGGTTTTCATCAATAACTAATCCACAGTTAGCACAAACCACTTCTGCCCTTTCATAATCCCCAATCAAATCAGTTGAACCACATTGTGGACATACGGTTTGTCTTTCTGGCTCAGAGTCATCTTTTTGTCTTCTTCTTGAAGTTCTTTTGGAATTTTGAAGAACTTCTTCAGATAATCCTTCTTTCGTGTTAATCTCTCCTATTATATCAATTTGACTAAGTTTTACCCAAACTAGGGGAAAAACCTTTAATTTTCTCTAAGAAATGAATAGAGAAAAAATTTTTTAAATATCCTATTTGTTTCTTCTTTTTCTGGAATTGGATTTCCTATTTCTGGAATTCTTGGAATTACCTTTTGAACCCTTTTTGGATTTAGAGTTCTTGTTTTTCTTATTGAGTTTTTCCATTTCACTTTTTGTGGAAACAAATAGCTTTTCACCATGTCTACTTTCAAGATCCCTTCTATTAACTGACCTAAAAATATTTACGGAAACGTATGGATTTTTTACTGGGCCAAAAATAGAATATACCTTACCTATTTTCTGCTTATCATTTGTAAAAACAAAAGCCCCTGCTGGAGGAGTCTTTGTGGTTTTGACAATAAGCTTTCCAGAATTGGCAAGGTGTGAGATGTTTCCTAAAAATTTCATCAAATCACCTTAAAAATAAACATTAGTACATCTTAATATAATGACATGATAGCATATAAATGTTTCGATGCCTTTATATATAAAAAAATTTCTTCTTAAAAAGTATTACTAAAAAGTTCTAATAAAAACTTTTTAATATGAACAATTCATTCTTTAATCAACAAACAATTGATTAATAATAGTTATATTGGGTAATATATAAAGATTATGGAAGTTGATGGAGAATAAAAAGAAATGATGATTGTAATAGAAATAAAAAGAAAAAATGACAAAAATCAAAATAA
This genomic stretch from Methanobrevibacter ruminantium harbors:
- a CDS encoding MJ1255/VC2487 family glycosyltransferase; this encodes MKISIIIPTYNEEEYLPKLLESIKSQDFTDYEIIVADAQSDDNTREIAKENGCVVVEGGLPGPGRNRGAEVAQGEILLFLDSDLELTENYLSNVIEEFESDDLGVAITQMTPLSEKKRDKYLHDLANWFMIAVENIKPHGAGCYGIISKKELHDEVGGFDENLSFGEDTDYIERVAEISEFKVLRNARIGVSTRRLEEEGLYTLLKQYGKSTVNDFRGKRTSAEDLGYEFGHDPISALDSVDMEKIAEKSRNRKIKDRINKLKDRDIEENELVEVTEDETGLVVKEAAGSQGKKRIFYSVCGEGMGHAIRSSVILEHLTKKYDVYIFSSERAYEFLASKFDNVFEIGGFNTVYENNVVRTKKTFFKALKANPTNLKDGYNVLYKECKRIKPNIIISDFENYSSMLSKIMNIPLISLDNIHMLTQCEYDYPPNHKADMLTAKAVTKSYILRPKRHIITAFFYPPLKHPKMTALYPPVLREEIMKLEPVEGEHVLVYQTAESSINLMEELKKLDYKFIVYGFNKDEVDENLTYRSFNEEQIFEDMRTAKAIIVNGGFTMISEAIYLKKPIYSTPAHKNFEQILNGFYVEKLGFGESHENLDVKKIESFLHNLDKYQENLNKVEPWDNTEILNDLDLSIEKYSKLY
- a CDS encoding transcription initiation factor IIB, which codes for MGEINTKEGLSEEVLQNSKRTSRRRQKDDSEPERQTVCPQCGSTDLIGDYERAEVVCANCGLVIDENLVDMGPEWRAFDHEQRDKRTRVGAPITYTIHDKGLSTMIDWRNKDIYGRDIPARNRAQWYRLRKWQRKIRISGATERNLAFALSELDRDSSRLGLPRSVREAASVVYRSAVENKLIRGRSIEGVVAASLYAACRRCKVPRTLDEIAEVSRVSKKEVGRTYRFLTRELNIKLPPTSPVDYVPRFASELGLSGEVQSRSIEIIEKAMEKGLTSGRGPTGVAAAALYIASVLLGERKTQRDVAEVAGVTEVTIRNRYKELTEQLEMGVTL
- a CDS encoding Gar1/Naf1 family protein, with protein sequence MKFLGNISHLANSGKLIVKTTKTPPAGAFVFTNDKQKIGKVYSIFGPVKNPYVSVNIFRSVNRRDLESRHGEKLFVSTKSEMEKLNKKNKNSKSKKGSKGNSKNSRNRKSNSRKRRNK